A genomic segment from Clostridia bacterium encodes:
- a CDS encoding diacylglycerol kinase family protein, giving the protein MRFVRAAAILHPNTDSKLLRRFHAAGVNIFAGNTIEPPDYPDVALVFGGDGTVHRALQPLAESDCALLVVPTGSGNDFAAALGIRSVADAERAWRRFLETGDNVRTIDLGVITPVAAQAEQGDTNAWVDGRLTFADKEGRFPQPPEALGPAIMRAHLHHALERAAPHVYYGCIAGTGLDSATNERANCLPGWLRAHGGYVLCALRTLATYKSERISIALPDQDGHFKTFISEPSLLVAIANAPTYGNGMRIAPRAQLDDGLLDICFVRHVPKLRVLRFLHTVFSGTHLRLKREVEYFTARRLRVQTAMPMPIYADGEYVCETPAEITIRPRALRVIVP; this is encoded by the coding sequence ATGCGCTTCGTGCGCGCCGCGGCTATCCTGCACCCCAACACTGACTCCAAGCTCCTGCGGCGCTTCCATGCCGCGGGCGTGAACATCTTTGCCGGCAACACCATCGAGCCGCCGGACTACCCCGACGTAGCGCTCGTCTTCGGTGGAGACGGTACCGTCCACCGTGCCCTGCAACCGCTTGCCGAAAGCGATTGCGCGCTGCTGGTGGTCCCCACCGGCAGCGGCAACGACTTCGCCGCCGCGCTCGGTATACGCTCCGTCGCCGACGCCGAACGCGCCTGGCGCAGATTCCTCGAAACGGGCGACAACGTCCGCACCATCGATCTCGGCGTCATTACGCCGGTCGCCGCACAAGCTGAACAAGGCGACACCAACGCGTGGGTCGATGGCCGATTGACCTTTGCGGATAAAGAAGGCCGCTTCCCTCAACCTCCCGAAGCGCTTGGGCCGGCGATCATGCGTGCCCATCTGCACCACGCCCTTGAACGCGCCGCACCTCACGTTTACTACGGCTGCATCGCGGGCACCGGGTTGGACTCCGCCACGAACGAGCGCGCCAATTGTTTACCGGGATGGCTCCGCGCCCACGGCGGATACGTCTTGTGCGCGCTGCGTACCCTCGCGACCTATAAGTCGGAGCGCATCTCTATCGCGTTACCCGATCAGGATGGGCACTTCAAAACCTTCATCTCTGAACCATCGCTTCTTGTCGCAATAGCCAACGCTCCCACGTATGGCAACGGCATGCGCATTGCGCCGCGCGCGCAACTCGATGACGGACTGCTGGACATCTGCTTCGTCCGCCACGTTCCCAAACTGCGTGTGCTGCGATTCCTGCATACCGTCTTCTCCGGCACGCATCTGCGCCTTAAGCGCGAAGTTGAGTACTTCACCGCTCGGCGGCTGCGCGTACAGACCGCCATGCCCAT